The following DNA comes from Nocardioides panzhihuensis.
GCATCCGGCCACGCTGGATCGACTCGACCTCGGTCGGCGGCGCCTCCTGGGAGGTCATGCTCGCCCACGCGGCCGACGCGATCGCGGCCGGTCACGCCGACGTGGTGCTGCTGACGTACGGCTCCACGGCGCGCGCCGACCTGCGCAAGGGGCTTCGCACCGCCAACATCAACTGGGGCTCGCGCGGACCGCTGCAGTGGGAAGCGCCGTACGGGCACACGCTGATCTCCAAGTACGCGATGGCGGCCCGTCGCCACATGCACGAGTACGGCACCACGATCGAGCAGCTCGCCGAGGTCGCCGTCTCGGCCCGGTTCAACGCCCAGGACAACCCCGAGGCGATGTACCGCGACCCGATCACGGTCGAGGACGTGCTCTCCGGTCCGATGATCGCCGACCCGTTCACCAAGCTGCACTGCTGCATCCGCTCCGACGGCGGCGCCGCGGCCGTGCTCGTCGCCGAGGACCGGGTCGCCGACCTGCGCTCGGACCCGGTCTGGTTCCTGGGGGCGGGCGAGGCGACGTCGCACATGCTGACCTCCCAGTGGGAGGACATGACCGTCGGACCCGCCTCGGTCACCGGGCCCCTCGCCTTCCAGCGGGCCGGCCTGACCCCGGCCGACGTCGACGTCGCCGAGATCTACGACGCGTTCACCTACATGCTCCTGCTGACCATGGAGGACCTCGGTTTCTGCGAGAAGGGCGAGGGCGGCGCGTTCGTGGAGAAGGGCAACCTCCGCCTCGGCGGCAGCCTGCCGACCAACACCGACGGCGGCGGCCTCTCCGCCTGCCACCCCGGTCAGCGCGGGCTCTTCCTGATCGTCGAGGCCGTCCGCCAGCTGCGCGGCCAGTCCGGGCCACGGCAGGTCCCCGACGCCAAGATCGCGTGCGTCAGCGGCACGGGCGGCTGGTTCTGCTCCAGTGGCACCGTGCTGCTCGGCTCCGAGCGGCCATGACCACGGCCCCGGCTCGGAGCGCGGCGCCGCTGGAGGTCGCGGAGTTCGCCAGCACCCGGTCGCTGCTGGAAGCGGCTGCGAAGGCCTACGGCGAGCAGGACGCGTACGTCGAGCCCGACGGCTCGCGGATGAGCTTCGCGTCCTGGGCGGGTCGGGCACGCGCCGTCGCCGCGGCATTCGATGCCCGCGGCGTCGGCAAGGGCGATGTGGTCGCCCTGATGCTCCCCGCCGGGATCGACTACGCCGTCTGCTACGCCGCGGCGGCGATGATCGGCGCGATCACCACCGGCCTCAACCCCCGGCTCGGGCCGCGCGAGGTCGCCGCCATCCTGACCAGGGCCGCGCCCGCGCTCGTGGTCCGCGACGAAGCGGCCCGGCTACCGCCGGTGCCCGACGGCATCGAGGTCCTGGCCCGCTCGG
Coding sequences within:
- a CDS encoding acetyl-CoA acetyltransferase, yielding MNRRVAIAGVALSDVGRVDDKNPYELMGQASRRALAEAGLRPDQVDGLGSTSQGTLPPTDVAEYLGIRPRWIDSTSVGGASWEVMLAHAADAIAAGHADVVLLTYGSTARADLRKGLRTANINWGSRGPLQWEAPYGHTLISKYAMAARRHMHEYGTTIEQLAEVAVSARFNAQDNPEAMYRDPITVEDVLSGPMIADPFTKLHCCIRSDGGAAAVLVAEDRVADLRSDPVWFLGAGEATSHMLTSQWEDMTVGPASVTGPLAFQRAGLTPADVDVAEIYDAFTYMLLLTMEDLGFCEKGEGGAFVEKGNLRLGGSLPTNTDGGGLSACHPGQRGLFLIVEAVRQLRGQSGPRQVPDAKIACVSGTGGWFCSSGTVLLGSERP